In Blautia wexlerae DSM 19850, a single window of DNA contains:
- a CDS encoding DUF1858 domain-containing protein produces MAKVSKDMLIGQLLQIDANIAPILMRAGMHCLGCPSSQMESLEEAAMVHGLDVDVLVNQINDFLGE; encoded by the coding sequence ATGGCTAAAGTATCAAAAGACATGCTGATCGGTCAGCTTCTTCAGATTGATGCAAATATCGCACCGATTCTTATGAGAGCAGGAATGCATTGCCTTGGATGCCCATCTTCCCAGATGGAATCTCTCGAAGAAGCAGCTATGGTTCATGGACTGGATGTTGATGTACTGGTTAACCAGATTAATGATTTTCTTGGAGAATAA
- a CDS encoding DUF2298 domain-containing protein has protein sequence MKKWAPRVLLAAALAGLSAFLLKGDVWTFWTWWMLAFLMGMVAMPVTGRLFAGFEDKGWMFSKVLAITVTGFLTWFLVTAKILPFTAATCIGVSVVCAVGCGVLYHFQGKNGIDCFPSGKVNLIYGEEILFFIFFLMWTYFAGFRPQAYGTEKFMDYGFMEAMMRSTTLPARDLWYSEGTINYYYGGQYFAVFLTKLTGSKVELTYNLMRTFVAAFAFALPFSLVRQMSVDRLKGSLTGKKRCVPAVAGIIAGLSVSIAGNMHYVVYSKIIPWLQKLQGKEADSYWFPDATRYIGYNPDVPDKTIHEFPCYSFVLGDLHAHVVNVMFVLFLVGFLYAWMRSVRMREAVIMKPGRKQFWKKQLLIPHILLAAVMIGMFRFTNFWDFIIYFVVTGGVVLFTNIVQFDGKVKRILAVTAVQAVEIIVISYVVSLPFTLQFDSMFKGVGIAQNHSMIHQLLILWGLPVVLTVLLIICIIWEKLRGGANRSLYKLMKAISVPDLFAIVMGLCAIGLIVIPELVYVRDIYENGNARANTMFKLTYQAYMLFGMTMGYGIFRMLVSARKKVFKVVSVIGLVLLCWTFGYFGNSVYAWFGKVWEPSEYKGLNATSFLSNDFTEDVAGIKWLKKNVKGSPVVLEANGDSYSGYERVSAMTGLPTVLGWYVHEWLWRDDTADLNEKSADIESIYTSSDEEYVKELLEEYDVSYIFVGSKEREKYGGTLNEDVLKSLGEVVFQDEVYSTYILKVNK, from the coding sequence ATGAAGAAATGGGCACCGAGAGTGCTTCTTGCAGCAGCTCTTGCAGGGCTGTCTGCATTTCTGTTAAAGGGAGATGTATGGACATTCTGGACCTGGTGGATGTTGGCATTTCTGATGGGAATGGTTGCCATGCCTGTGACAGGGAGACTGTTTGCCGGATTTGAGGACAAAGGCTGGATGTTTTCAAAAGTGCTGGCGATTACTGTGACAGGTTTTCTTACGTGGTTTCTGGTAACTGCGAAGATACTGCCATTTACTGCAGCGACATGTATCGGTGTGTCTGTTGTATGTGCTGTTGGCTGTGGGGTTTTATATCATTTTCAGGGAAAAAATGGAATTGACTGCTTTCCGTCCGGAAAGGTAAATCTGATTTACGGAGAGGAAATTCTGTTCTTTATATTTTTCCTGATGTGGACTTATTTTGCAGGATTCCGTCCGCAGGCATACGGAACTGAGAAATTTATGGATTATGGTTTCATGGAAGCCATGATGAGAAGTACGACACTTCCTGCAAGAGATCTGTGGTATTCAGAAGGTACGATCAATTATTATTATGGCGGACAGTATTTTGCAGTATTTCTGACGAAGCTGACTGGCAGTAAAGTAGAACTCACTTACAATCTGATGCGTACTTTTGTGGCTGCATTTGCGTTTGCGCTTCCGTTTTCACTGGTTCGTCAGATGTCTGTGGACAGGCTTAAAGGAAGCCTGACAGGAAAGAAACGTTGTGTGCCGGCAGTGGCCGGGATCATAGCAGGACTTTCTGTATCAATTGCGGGAAATATGCATTATGTGGTTTACAGTAAGATCATTCCATGGCTCCAGAAGCTGCAGGGAAAAGAAGCGGACAGCTACTGGTTCCCGGATGCGACCCGTTATATTGGATACAATCCGGATGTGCCGGACAAGACGATCCATGAATTTCCATGTTATTCCTTTGTGCTGGGAGATCTCCATGCCCATGTGGTAAATGTAATGTTTGTGCTGTTTCTGGTGGGATTTCTTTATGCGTGGATGCGAAGTGTGCGGATGAGAGAAGCAGTAATTATGAAACCGGGCCGGAAACAGTTCTGGAAAAAACAGCTGTTGATTCCGCATATCCTGCTGGCTGCAGTGATGATCGGTATGTTCCGGTTTACGAATTTCTGGGATTTTATTATTTATTTCGTGGTGACCGGTGGAGTGGTGCTGTTTACCAATATCGTTCAGTTTGATGGTAAAGTGAAGAGGATTCTGGCAGTGACTGCGGTTCAGGCAGTGGAGATCATTGTGATCTCATACGTTGTTTCTCTGCCGTTTACTTTGCAGTTTGACAGCATGTTTAAAGGTGTGGGAATTGCGCAGAATCATTCTATGATCCATCAGCTGCTGATTTTGTGGGGACTGCCTGTGGTTCTGACAGTTCTGCTGATCATCTGTATCATCTGGGAGAAGCTTCGTGGTGGTGCGAACAGAAGTCTATATAAACTGATGAAAGCAATCTCTGTGCCGGATCTGTTTGCGATTGTCATGGGACTCTGTGCGATCGGGCTGATCGTGATTCCGGAGTTGGTTTATGTAAGAGATATTTACGAAAATGGAAACGCCAGGGCGAATACTATGTTTAAGCTGACTTATCAGGCGTATATGCTGTTTGGGATGACCATGGGATATGGTATTTTCCGTATGCTGGTGTCTGCACGTAAGAAAGTGTTTAAGGTTGTGTCAGTGATCGGCCTGGTATTGCTTTGCTGGACCTTTGGTTATTTTGGAAACAGTGTGTATGCGTGGTTTGGAAAGGTATGGGAGCCTTCTGAATATAAAGGATTGAATGCGACATCTTTCCTGTCAAATGATTTCACAGAGGATGTGGCTGGTATTAAATGGCTGAAGAAGAATGTGAAAGGGTCACCGGTTGTGCTTGAGGCGAACGGGGACAGCTATAGTGGCTATGAGCGTGTTTCTGCTATGACAGGGCTTCCGACTGTGCTGGGATGGTATGTGCATGAGTGGCTGTGGAGAGATGATACTGCGGACTTGAATGAGAAGAGCGCGGATATTGAGAGTATTTATACTTCTTCGGATGAGGAGTATGTGAAGGAGCTGCTGGAAGAGTATGATGTTTCTTATATTTTTGTCGGATCGAAGGAGAGGGAGAAATATGGGGGGACATTGAATGAGGATGTGCTGAAGTCACTTGGAGAAGTGGTGTTCCAGGATGAGGTGTATAGTACTTATATTCTTAAGGTTAATAAGTAA
- a CDS encoding N-acetylmuramoyl-L-alanine amidase, translating to MKKYGLELMLGCLLLVSFFILSKQAAEVSETMSSTENSKIILVDAGHGGADPGMIGVNGLEEKGINLQIAVKLKDSLEKQGFSVIMTREEDKGLYEEDSRNQKAQDMQCRIAMIKKYRPVLCISVHQNSYQDSSVCGPQVFYYEDSVRGKNLAEFIQEELNLGLKVKRPRVAKGNKTYYLLKRSESVLNIVECGFLTNPEEAGLLCKEEYQNKIVEAIVKGIEQYLKQQKI from the coding sequence TTGAAAAAATATGGACTGGAATTAATGTTAGGGTGTCTGCTTCTTGTCAGTTTTTTCATTCTGTCAAAACAGGCAGCTGAAGTTTCAGAGACTATGAGTTCAACAGAAAATTCAAAAATCATTCTGGTAGATGCAGGACATGGTGGAGCGGATCCGGGAATGATCGGAGTGAACGGACTGGAAGAAAAGGGGATAAATCTTCAGATTGCCGTAAAATTAAAGGATTCTCTGGAAAAACAAGGATTTTCTGTAATCATGACAAGGGAAGAAGATAAGGGCCTTTATGAGGAGGACAGCAGAAATCAGAAAGCACAGGATATGCAGTGCAGGATTGCTATGATAAAGAAATACAGACCTGTGCTGTGCATAAGTGTTCATCAGAACAGCTATCAGGATTCGTCTGTATGCGGTCCCCAGGTGTTTTATTATGAAGATTCTGTCCGGGGAAAGAATCTGGCAGAGTTTATCCAGGAAGAACTGAATCTGGGACTGAAAGTAAAACGCCCTCGTGTGGCAAAAGGTAATAAAACCTATTATCTGTTAAAAAGAAGTGAAAGCGTTCTGAATATTGTAGAGTGTGGTTTTCTTACAAATCCGGAAGAGGCCGGACTTCTCTGCAAAGAAGAATATCAGAATAAAATAGTGGAAGCTATAGTGAAAGGGATTGAACAATATCTGAAGCAACAAAAAATTTAA
- a CDS encoding adaptor protein MecA codes for MKIEKINDNQIRCTLTREDLENHQIRISELAYGTEKAKKLFRDMMQQAQIQFGFEADNIPLMIEAIPVSTESIILIITKVEDPEELDTRFSKFAPFSGNDKTDTLQLDGADNIIDIFQKLYEAKMKSTQTKDGKSAQNTGAKENDDTQVPDVNLIRLYEFDTLDDVIAAAHGLNGYFTGTNTLYKDPADELYKLVLHQSSLSPEDFNRVCNILTEYGQGKAFSLSGEAYLTEHGELISDSALQQLIQL; via the coding sequence ATGAAGATAGAAAAGATTAACGACAACCAGATACGCTGCACACTGACAAGAGAAGACCTGGAGAACCATCAGATCCGTATCAGTGAACTGGCTTACGGCACTGAGAAAGCCAAGAAACTTTTCCGCGATATGATGCAGCAGGCACAGATACAGTTTGGTTTTGAGGCAGATAATATTCCATTAATGATCGAGGCCATCCCGGTGAGTACCGAGAGCATCATCCTGATCATTACCAAAGTAGAGGATCCTGAAGAACTGGATACCCGTTTCTCCAAATTTGCTCCATTCAGCGGGAATGATAAGACAGATACTCTTCAGCTTGACGGTGCAGACAATATTATTGATATCTTCCAGAAGCTTTACGAAGCAAAGATGAAGAGTACTCAGACAAAAGATGGCAAATCTGCTCAGAATACCGGAGCAAAGGAAAATGACGATACTCAGGTTCCTGATGTAAATCTTATTCGTCTCTATGAGTTCGACACACTGGACGATGTGATTGCGGCCGCCCATGGACTGAACGGCTATTTTACCGGTACAAACACCCTGTACAAAGATCCGGCCGATGAGCTTTACAAACTGGTACTTCACCAGTCATCACTTTCTCCGGAGGATTTTAACAGGGTATGTAATATTCTTACGGAATATGGACAGGGAAAGGCTTTCTCTCTTTCAGGAGAAGCTTATCTGACAGAACATGGAGAACTGATTTCCGATTCTGCCCTTCAGCAGCTGATTCAACTGTAA
- a CDS encoding glycosyl hydrolase family 18 protein, with product MNKKYKPVIAVAVLVILVAILGIVTHVVMKYIPSSEKMDLNEYYGEMTDGEIALVIGTEKLEERGLVDGDRVYLPLDVVNTYLNQRYYWDSANQQILYATPSELTSASASSEAGDKVWVKDDKVYLNLTYVQEFTDLDAYITKDPYRIAIQYKFKNVKTVTVKKNTSIRYRGGIKSAILTSVKKGTKLRLIEELENWDQVATDDGYIGYIDKKKVGEAEKTKFERSFKKEEYSYLTMDSKVNMVWHQVTSTDANAYFADATANMTGVNVISPTWFYLTDTSGNIASIASADYVSQAHEKGLQVWGLIDNFTQEVSTTETLSSTAARQNIISQLIQAAQDVGMDGINVDFESLSEDVGTHFLEFLRELSIECHKNNLVLSVDNPVPEDFTSHYDRAEQGRVVDYVIIMGYDEHYVGSEAGSVASLPWVEQGIQDTLDEVPAKRVINAIPFYTRLWRTTGGNVTSEAIGMDQAQQTIAENNVETYWDKTTSQNYGKYDIDNSTYQIWLEDAQSVAEKVKLVSKYDLAGVSAWKLGFENNGIWQVISDNLNN from the coding sequence ATGAATAAAAAGTATAAACCAGTTATCGCAGTTGCCGTTTTGGTCATTCTTGTTGCGATTCTTGGAATTGTCACTCATGTAGTAATGAAGTACATACCATCTTCTGAGAAAATGGATCTGAATGAATATTATGGAGAAATGACAGATGGGGAGATTGCCCTGGTCATTGGAACTGAGAAACTGGAAGAACGTGGTCTGGTGGACGGAGACAGAGTCTATTTACCACTGGATGTGGTGAATACTTATCTGAACCAGAGATATTACTGGGATTCTGCCAATCAGCAGATACTTTATGCAACACCTTCGGAGCTGACTTCTGCGAGTGCATCATCTGAGGCAGGAGATAAGGTATGGGTGAAAGATGACAAAGTGTATCTGAATCTTACTTATGTGCAGGAATTTACAGATCTTGATGCATACATCACAAAAGATCCATACAGGATTGCCATACAGTATAAATTCAAAAATGTAAAAACAGTCACAGTTAAGAAGAATACAAGCATACGTTACCGCGGTGGAATTAAATCGGCTATTCTTACTTCTGTAAAGAAAGGTACAAAGCTTCGTCTTATCGAAGAATTGGAGAACTGGGATCAGGTAGCTACGGATGACGGATATATTGGTTATATAGATAAGAAGAAAGTGGGAGAAGCAGAGAAGACAAAATTTGAACGAAGCTTTAAGAAGGAAGAGTACTCCTATCTTACTATGGACAGCAAGGTCAATATGGTATGGCATCAGGTGACTTCCACAGATGCCAATGCTTATTTTGCGGATGCGACAGCAAATATGACAGGTGTGAATGTGATCTCGCCTACCTGGTTCTATCTGACAGATACTTCAGGAAACATTGCAAGCATCGCAAGTGCAGATTATGTATCACAGGCTCATGAAAAGGGGCTTCAGGTATGGGGTCTGATCGACAACTTTACACAGGAAGTAAGTACAACGGAAACACTTTCCAGCACTGCGGCGAGACAGAATATTATCAGTCAGCTGATCCAGGCAGCCCAAGATGTGGGAATGGATGGCATTAATGTGGATTTTGAATCTCTCAGCGAGGATGTGGGAACTCATTTTCTGGAATTTCTGAGAGAACTTTCCATAGAGTGTCATAAGAATAATCTGGTTCTTTCAGTGGATAATCCGGTTCCTGAGGATTTTACAAGCCATTATGACCGGGCTGAGCAGGGAAGGGTTGTAGATTATGTGATCATCATGGGATATGACGAGCATTATGTAGGATCTGAAGCCGGTTCTGTGGCATCTCTTCCATGGGTGGAACAGGGAATCCAAGATACACTGGATGAGGTTCCGGCTAAACGTGTGATCAATGCCATTCCGTTTTATACCAGACTGTGGAGGACCACAGGGGGAAATGTGACCAGTGAAGCGATCGGCATGGATCAGGCACAGCAGACAATTGCCGAGAATAATGTGGAAACCTACTGGGATAAGACCACTTCCCAGAATTATGGAAAATATGATATAGATAATTCTACCTATCAGATCTGGCTTGAGGATGCTCAGTCAGTTGCAGAGAAAGTGAAGCTGGTATCCAAATATGACCTTGCAGGAGTTTCTGCATGGAAGCTTGGATTTGAAAACAACGGAATCTGGCAGGTAATCTCGGACAATCTGAATAATTAA
- a CDS encoding ABC transporter permease has product MSVLIVFIQKAIVQGICILYGALGEIMTEKSGNLNLGIPGIMYMGGISGLMGAFLYEKDNPDPNALVGVLISFLCAFACAAIGGLIYSILTITLRVNQNVTGLALTIFGTGFGNFFGGSISKLAGGVGQISVKVTGSAYTAKIPGLSKIPVIGGILFNYGFLTYLCIIIAVLLSLFLFKTRAGLNLRAIGENPGTADAAGINVIKYKYLSTCIGAGLAGLGGLYFVMEYSGGTWTDNGFGDRGWLAVALVIFALWKPLNAIWGAFLFGALYILYLYIPGLGRSMQEVFKALPYVVTIIVLVFTSFRKKKEHQPPAALGLPYFREER; this is encoded by the coding sequence ATGAGTGTACTGATAGTTTTTATTCAAAAAGCAATTGTCCAGGGCATCTGTATTCTGTATGGGGCGCTTGGTGAGATTATGACAGAGAAATCCGGTAACCTGAATCTTGGTATTCCGGGAATTATGTATATGGGCGGCATTTCAGGTCTGATGGGAGCTTTCCTCTATGAGAAGGATAATCCTGATCCCAATGCACTTGTGGGTGTACTGATATCGTTTTTGTGTGCGTTTGCATGTGCTGCGATCGGTGGTCTGATTTACAGTATCCTGACTATCACACTTCGTGTAAATCAGAATGTAACAGGTCTTGCACTTACCATTTTTGGTACAGGTTTTGGTAACTTCTTTGGCGGTTCTATTTCCAAGCTTGCAGGCGGTGTAGGACAGATTTCCGTAAAAGTAACAGGAAGTGCCTATACGGCAAAAATCCCGGGATTGTCTAAGATTCCGGTTATCGGAGGTATTTTATTTAATTATGGTTTCCTTACATATCTCTGTATTATTATAGCAGTCCTGTTATCGCTTTTTCTGTTCAAGACAAGAGCGGGATTGAATCTCAGGGCAATCGGTGAAAATCCGGGAACTGCAGATGCAGCAGGTATCAATGTTATCAAATATAAATATCTGTCAACCTGTATCGGTGCAGGTCTGGCAGGTCTGGGCGGACTCTATTTCGTAATGGAATATTCAGGAGGAACCTGGACAGACAATGGTTTTGGAGATCGTGGCTGGCTTGCTGTTGCACTGGTAATCTTTGCATTATGGAAACCACTGAATGCAATCTGGGGAGCATTCCTGTTCGGAGCTCTTTATATTCTGTATCTTTATATCCCGGGACTTGGACGAAGCATGCAGGAAGTATTTAAAGCACTGCCTTATGTGGTAACGATTATCGTACTGGTATTCACAAGCTTCCGAAAGAAAAAGGAACACCAGCCGCCTGCTGCTCTGGGACTTCCGTATTTCAGGGAGGAACGATAA
- a CDS encoding ABC transporter permease, protein MKKEPFLQVSKRRNKARWQERLLIRFIALILALIVCGAVIVALVKMNPVDVYKAIWDGAMGSERRLWQTIRDTMVLLCISIGLAPAFKMKFWNIGAEGQILIGGACSAAVMIYAGDKMPTGLLLIVMFVASALGGMIWGMIPAVFKANWNTNETLFTLMLNYVAMQVVTYCIVFWENPKGSNTVGIINQATKGGWLPELFGQKYGWNVVIVLILTVGMFIYLKYCKQGYEIAVVGESENTARYAGIQVKKVIIRTMAISGAICGIAGFVIVSGASHTISTATAGGRGFTAIIVAWLSKFNTFIMVAVSFGIVFMDQGAVQIATQYGLNENASNVLLGIILFFLIGAEFFINYRVKRAKK, encoded by the coding sequence ATGAAGAAAGAACCTTTCTTACAGGTAAGTAAAAGAAGAAACAAAGCCAGATGGCAGGAACGTCTTCTGATCCGTTTCATTGCATTGATCCTTGCACTGATCGTGTGCGGAGCGGTGATCGTTGCCCTGGTAAAGATGAATCCGGTGGATGTCTATAAGGCAATCTGGGATGGAGCAATGGGTTCGGAACGCCGTCTGTGGCAGACCATACGAGATACAATGGTACTGCTGTGTATTTCCATTGGTCTGGCACCTGCATTTAAAATGAAATTCTGGAACATCGGTGCAGAAGGTCAGATTCTGATCGGTGGTGCCTGCTCTGCTGCCGTCATGATCTATGCAGGAGATAAGATGCCTACAGGGTTACTCCTGATCGTAATGTTTGTGGCAAGTGCACTTGGCGGAATGATCTGGGGAATGATCCCGGCTGTATTTAAAGCAAACTGGAATACAAATGAGACACTGTTTACTCTGATGTTGAATTATGTTGCCATGCAGGTAGTAACTTATTGTATTGTATTCTGGGAAAATCCGAAAGGTTCCAATACAGTCGGTATCATCAATCAGGCTACAAAAGGCGGATGGCTTCCGGAATTGTTCGGACAGAAATATGGCTGGAATGTAGTCATTGTCCTGATTCTGACAGTGGGAATGTTCATTTATCTGAAATACTGTAAGCAGGGCTATGAGATCGCAGTAGTAGGTGAGAGCGAGAATACTGCCAGATATGCCGGTATCCAGGTGAAAAAGGTTATTATCCGTACAATGGCAATCTCCGGTGCAATCTGTGGTATCGCAGGTTTTGTTATTGTCAGCGGAGCCAGCCATACGATTTCCACTGCAACAGCAGGCGGTCGTGGATTTACTGCGATCATTGTCGCATGGCTTTCCAAGTTTAATACATTTATTATGGTTGCAGTTTCCTTTGGCATCGTATTTATGGACCAGGGTGCCGTACAGATTGCAACACAGTATGGACTGAATGAGAATGCTTCCAATGTTCTTCTGGGAATCATTCTGTTTTTCCTGATCGGTGCAGAATTCTTTATCAACTACAGAGTAAAGCGTGCAAAGAAATAG
- a CDS encoding ABC transporter ATP-binding protein has translation MGENYALELRDISKSFGSVQANDHVDLTLRKSEILAILGENGSGKTTLMNMIYGIYYPDEGHIFVNGKEVTIRSPKDSYELGIGMVHQHFKLVDVLTAAENIVLGLPGKGKLDMKKITEDIQKLVDKYGFELDLSQKIYEMSVSQKQTVEIIKMLYRGARILILDEPTAVLTPQESDRLFDILRNMRKDGCSIMIITHKLQEVLALSDRVAILRKGKYIDTVETAQTNAQSLSEMMVGGRVDLNIDRPEPENVKKRLVVKGLNCKNKEEVKTLDDVDLTVNAGEILGIAGISGSGQKEFLEAIAGLQAIESGSITLLDDNGKGTELAGMDSISINKAGISLAFVPEDRIGMGLVGDMDMTDNMMLRSYRNGKSPFLDRKGPKALALKIKEQLEVMTPSISAPVRQMSGGNVQKVLVGREIAQNPKVLLVAFPTRGVDVNTSHVIYRLLNEQKKKGVAVVCVIEDLDVVLELCDRIAVFCGGKISGIEDGRTATKEEIGLLMTKHEKGGTQA, from the coding sequence GTGGGAGAAAACTATGCACTTGAACTTAGAGATATTTCCAAGAGTTTTGGTTCGGTCCAGGCGAATGATCATGTAGATCTCACACTGAGAAAATCGGAGATTCTTGCAATTCTGGGGGAAAACGGAAGCGGAAAGACAACTCTGATGAATATGATCTATGGAATTTATTATCCGGATGAAGGACATATTTTTGTAAATGGAAAAGAAGTAACGATCCGTTCACCGAAAGATTCCTATGAACTGGGAATCGGTATGGTACATCAGCATTTTAAACTGGTAGATGTACTGACAGCAGCAGAGAATATTGTTCTGGGACTTCCGGGAAAGGGAAAGCTGGACATGAAGAAGATCACAGAGGATATTCAGAAGCTGGTAGATAAATATGGATTTGAATTGGATCTGTCACAGAAGATCTACGAAATGTCCGTTTCCCAGAAGCAGACAGTTGAGATCATAAAGATGCTCTACCGCGGTGCAAGGATTTTGATCCTGGATGAGCCGACCGCAGTTCTGACACCACAGGAGTCTGACCGGTTATTCGATATTTTGAGAAATATGAGAAAAGATGGATGTTCCATTATGATCATCACGCACAAACTCCAGGAAGTTCTGGCGTTATCAGACCGTGTGGCAATACTCAGAAAAGGAAAGTATATTGATACAGTAGAAACAGCTCAGACAAATGCACAGAGCCTGTCAGAGATGATGGTAGGCGGCAGAGTAGATCTCAATATCGACCGTCCTGAACCGGAGAATGTAAAGAAACGATTAGTAGTCAAAGGTCTGAACTGTAAAAATAAAGAAGAGGTAAAAACTCTGGACGATGTTGATTTGACAGTAAATGCAGGAGAGATTCTGGGTATTGCCGGCATTTCCGGAAGCGGTCAGAAAGAATTTCTGGAGGCAATTGCAGGACTTCAGGCGATAGAGAGCGGTTCGATTACCCTGCTTGATGACAATGGAAAAGGAACAGAGCTTGCAGGAATGGATTCTATCTCCATTAATAAAGCAGGGATCAGCCTTGCTTTTGTTCCGGAAGACCGTATTGGTATGGGGCTTGTGGGCGATATGGATATGACTGATAATATGATGCTCAGAAGCTATCGCAATGGAAAAAGTCCATTCCTGGATCGAAAAGGTCCAAAGGCACTGGCATTAAAAATTAAAGAACAGCTTGAAGTCATGACTCCAAGTATTTCTGCACCTGTCCGTCAGATGTCAGGAGGAAATGTACAGAAGGTTCTGGTAGGAAGAGAAATCGCCCAGAATCCGAAAGTGCTTCTGGTAGCTTTCCCGACTCGAGGGGTGGATGTCAATACCTCCCATGTGATCTACCGTCTTCTGAATGAACAGAAGAAAAAAGGGGTTGCAGTAGTCTGTGTTATTGAGGATCTTGATGTAGTTCTTGAACTGTGTGACAGGATTGCAGTGTTCTGCGGAGGTAAAATCAGCGGAATTGAGGATGGAAGAACTGCAACGAAAGAAGAAATCGGGCTTCTTATGACGAAGCATGAAAAAGGAGGGACACAGGCATGA